The [Clostridium] scindens ATCC 35704 nucleotide sequence CATGCAAGCATGGCAAATATTTTCCAGCCGCCTGACTCTGCCTTAACGCACATTATATCAAACATCTTTCTAAAAGTATATATCCCAAAGCAAAGAAAAGTACAAATGTTCGATTTTTCATTTGTACTTTCCATATTTCCATATTCAACACTTAAATGCATTTTTAAATTCCAGTTGGCAAGAGTAAATTCCAGCGTCATGGAAGTTACTCTTGCACATATATTTGTCCTATTGCCCTTGATATTCATAACTCCGTATAATGTACTCGCAGCTGATTGCCTGCCTGTGCAGATCGGAGATAATTATGAATAATAAAGGCAATCAAAAACATTTAACATTTGAACAGCGTATTGATATCGAGAAAGGACTCACCGAGAATAAGAGTTTCGCAGAAATTGGAAGAATTATCGGAAAGGACCCCTCTACTATATCAAAAGAAATAAGACTTCATGCACATACAAAAGAACGTCCCGATGCAGGATATACAAACCCGCCGTGTATTCATCGTAAAACTTGTAAAATAGTTTGCCTTTGTGATGAACAGTGTGGTATTCTCTGTAAACTCTGCAGGTGGAATTGTCAAGAAAAGTGTAGTCGTATAAACTCACTAAATTCCATTTGCTCCTACGCTGCAAGAAGTGTCTCTTCCTGCAACAATCTATATACGGCCGGAGGATAACCTCCTGGATTAGCCGTATAGATTCTTTTTTGATTGTAATAAGTGAAGACATATCGGAAAATTATTGACTTCACGTTTTCTCTTTTCATCCTATATGTAGGTATTCGATAGAGTAATTCCTTTTTCAATGTGGCAAAGAAACTCTCCATCCGAGAGTTATCATAGCAGTGATCTACTCCACTTAAACTTTGATCAACGCCTGCCTTGGATAATGTTTCGCGGAAAGATTCACTTGTGTACTGGCTGCCTCTGTCAGAATGAAGAATACAGCCATCAAGCTGATATCTCTTCGTTACGGCATTAAAAGTATCTATACATAATTCTTTCTTCATGTTATCTCTCATAACAAGGGAAAGTATTTCACCATTATATCATTTTGGGATAATAACAACAAGAAAGTATTCCTATTTTATACTCTCCCATGAATTGAATTAACATATTGAGATATTAAAATAGCCGACTAGTTTTTTACATTTTCAAACCAATCAGCCATGTTAATTCTTACCACATTTTTACTTCTCTCCAGATAATTGCTGTGCTTCTCTTTCAAATACATGAGAGATGTCATAGAGTTCCGGAACATCAGAAATCGTACAAACACTTACACAATAATTCAACCACGGAATTTCTTTTGTCATTTGATAGATGACCGCCATTGCTTTTGCTTCTGACACTACTTCAATAGAATGGTAGCCTGATCCTTGAATATGTTCAAAACCATTCTTTTCAAAATATGTCCTCACATCATAATAAGCGTTATGCCAATCACCTTTCGGATAGTGTTCTTTCAGTGCCTCTGTATCTAAATCAAAATTGATACCTTTTCTCTGTGTACTATCCATTGATTAGTTCCTCATAAATTCTGTAATCAAATTTTCTTTTTCACTGCCATTATACCAAAAGCATTCCTGTAAATGCATTGAAATTCCTGCTGCACTTTTCAATGCGAATATAGCTGCCCAAAATCTTCCGTAGTCTTGCTTGCGTCCTCTATCAAGGTACACTCTACGTCCCGGCTGTCTATCTGCACAGTTCAAATCCTCTTTTTCAAAAATCTGGTCTGTCTGCTCACAAATTCTATCCATATCACTTTGTGTCAGCTTACTAGAATCAAATTTTATCTCTACTTTATACATTACATTCACCCTTTCAATTCACTGAAACGATAACTCATTTACTTCTTCTCTTATCATTCTAACATTAAACCTTTAAAAAATCATTTCTTTTTTCATATTCAAATTTTATTTACCCTTACACATTTATTATGCTTTATTATTGTGTGAAAGTAAACCTTTATTTCACCACAACAGCGGTGAGGAATAAATTTATTGGTTTCTTCACCAAATCCTTGATTTTTCAATTTCTAAACTTTATCCACATTCATATT carries:
- a CDS encoding IS3 family transposase, whose product is MKKELCIDTFNAVTKRYQLDGCILHSDRGSQYTSESFRETLSKAGVDQSLSGVDHCYDNSRMESFFATLKKELLYRIPTYRMKRENVKSIIFRYVFTYYNQKRIYTANPGGYPPAVYRLLQEETLLAA